A genomic stretch from Chaetodon auriga isolate fChaAug3 chromosome 17, fChaAug3.hap1, whole genome shotgun sequence includes:
- the gmnn gene encoding geminin has product MSSSGKLKHSRQMSNENIKSFFAPSQKAMGPPRQTLQVLQPSAINKDLGRSAQMGKVIPKRKQWSAEQTRGPKRVKVEVKSTQTEDSQCLTDGMSNEAYELMVKETPPSTYWKEVAEERRKALYNVLQENEKLHKDIEAKDEQITKLKCENDELQELAQHVQYMADMIERLTGKSPDSLEELREMALDVDDDDDDSVVAGQNEEEDSHCSQSDAEEEEASDNEQDGSQD; this is encoded by the exons AGCTTTTTCGCACCATCTCAAAAGGCAATGGGACCCCCCAGGCAAACCCTGCAGGTCCTCCAGCCCTCAGCTATCAACAAAGATTTGGGAAGGTCGGCTCAG ATGGGTAAGGTCATTCCCAAACGGAAGCAGTGGAGCGCAGAACAAACTAGAGGCCCAAAGAGGGTGAAGGTAGAAGTCaaatccacacaaacagaggacagTCAGTGTTTGACAGATGGCATGTCCAATGAAGCATATGAACTTATGGTCAAAG AAACACCACCTTCCACCTATTGGAAAGAGGTAGCTGAGGAGCGTCGGAAGGCCTTGTACAATGTTCTACAGGAGAACGAGAAG CTACACAAAGACATTGAGGCCAAAGATGAACAGATAACAAAgctcaaatgtgaaaatgatgagCTGCAGGAGTTGGCACAGCATGTGCAGTACATGGCTGATATGATTGAG agACTGACTGGGAAGAGCCCAGACAGTCTGGAGGAACTGAGGGAGATGGCCCTTGACGtggatgacgatgatgacgacaGTGTAGTGGCAGGTCAGAATGAGGAAGAAGACTCTCATTGCAGTCAGAGTgatgctgaggaagaggaggcctcAGACAATGAACAAGATGGATCGCAAGACTGA